A single Lactuca sativa cultivar Salinas chromosome 8, Lsat_Salinas_v11, whole genome shotgun sequence DNA region contains:
- the LOC111893164 gene encoding uncharacterized protein LOC111893164, with protein MVGSGISEVITSNGCSKMYSDINCTLNTNSSRDLHLQPPRPSLLRSTSNSPFSGLVICVTGLSKEARKQVMHATERLGGQFSSHLHPKCTHLVVQSFHERKSAYASKHDLFIVTLGWFVDSVRKNVRLNESLYGVKSFGEDYMAKKDLNRNSCLPNAMVDNVKESKLIQRSRLHLEEKKRRGLMFSGESVYVDPDVSGELRNKVVEAAREEGGLLVNEWLVGQQATHVVCEVSSVGKYLGQSNNNLVTPLWFLKTVKEARTQRLVHLSADLARHLGTTMRNVPGGNDEKDGNIMKSSHKENQSIAMHAKMGVRNRRAQAIKPSAPSVLLDSINWIMSEPSSTAYICNNSSFSIDDANTSVPDACFVNFLQPLSQREKSELIFGNHFITILFPVDRFGEMGLCSRTFFNNTGFTCWQLLHHIYSFYQENMSTSEIELAIHTDSRHAEQLRSNYSNKEAVEVKRIDFLGSRRRFQMLKRVSGDHNKNVYELLTRS; from the exons ATGGTTGGGAGTGGTATATCGGAGGTGATCACTAGCAATGGTTGTTCAAAGATGTATTCAGATATAAATTGTACATTGAATACTAATTCTTCCAGAGATCTTCATCTTCAACCTCCACGTCCTTCTCTTCTTCGTTCTACCTCAAATTCCCCATTTTCTGGTCTTGTTATTTGTGTTACTGGTCTATCCAAAG AAGCAAGAAAACAAGTGATGCATGCAACTGAGAGATTGGGTGGTCAATTTAGTTCCCATTTACATCCAAAGTGTACACATTTGGTGGTTCAGA GCTTCCATGAACGTAAATCCGCGTATGCATCAAAGCACGATCTCTTCATCGTTACACTTGGATGGTTTGTTGATAGCGTAAGAAAAAAcg TGAGATTGAACGAATCATTATACGGTGTTAAGAGTTTTGGAGAGGATTATATGGCGAAGAAGGATCTAAACCGAAATTCTTGTCTTCCTAATGCTATGGTGGATAATGTTAAAGAATCTAAATTGATACAAAGATCAAGATTACATTTAGAGGAGAAGAAAAGAAGAGGTTTAATGTTTTCGGGTGAAAGCGTGTACGTTGATCCCGATGTTTCGGGTGAgctgaggaacaaggtggtggaGGCTGCTCGGGAGGAAGGTGGTTTACTAGTGAACGAATGGTTGGTTGGTCAACAGGCAACTCATGTGGTATGTGAAGTTTCTTCTGTTGGAAAGTATCTCGGTCAATCCAACAATAATCTTGTTACT CCATTATGGTTTCTGAAGACTGTGAAGGAGGCAAGGACACAAAGGCTTGTCCATTTGTCTGCTGACTTGGCACGCCACCTAGGAACGACGATGCGGAATGTTCCAGGTGGCAACGATGAAAAG GATGGAAATATCATGAAATCTAGccataaagaaaatcaaagcattGCAATGCATGCTAAAATGGGGGTTAGGAATCGACGGGCCCAGGCGATAAAACCATCAGCTCCAAGCGTCCTTCTGGATTCAATAAACTGGATTATGTCGGAGCCATCATCGACCGCATATATCTGCAACAACTCCTCATTCAGTATTGATGATGCCAACACATCTGTTCCAGATGCTTGTTTCGTCAACTTCTTGCAACCACTCTCCCAAAG GGAAAAAAGTGAGTTGATTTTTGGAAACCATTTCATTACAATATTGTTTCCAGTGGACCGGTTTGGGGAGATGGGCCTGTGTTCGAGGACGTTCTTCAACAACACAGGCTTCACATGTTGGCAGCTATTACATCACATCTACTCTTTTTATCAG GAGAACATGTCAACATCTGAGATAGAGTTAGCCATCCACACTGATTCCCGACATGCTGAACAGCTACGGTCAAACTACTCCAACAAAGAAGCTGTGGAAGTCAAACGCATCGACTTCTTAGGGAGCCGAAGAAGGTTTCAAATGCTCAAGCGTGTATCCGGGGACCACAATAAAAATGTATACGAGTTGTTGACCAGATCATAG